DNA from Chloracidobacterium sp.:
GCGGTGACGCCGCCCGTGGTCGGGTCGGTGAGAACCGAAATGAAAGGTAACCTCGCTTCGTGGAGCAACGAAAGGGCGGCCGAGATCTTGCCCATCTGCATCAACGAAAGCGTTCCTTCCTGCATCCGGGCGCCGCCCGACGCTGCAAAGATAACCACTGCCCCGCGATTCTCCAATGCACGTTCGATCTGACGGGTGATCTTTTCGCCGACAGCCGAGCCCATCGATCCGCCGATGAACGACATATCCATCGCACCTGCGTAAACAAGATGTCCGCCGACCTTACCGGCACCCGAGACTATCGCTTCCGGCAGCCCGGAGCTCTCCTTTGCTGCCTCGATACGTTGAATGTAAGGTTTTGTATCGACAAACCCGAGCGGATCGCCTGAGGTGACCTCCTGGTCGAGGAGTTCGAATTTTCCGTCGTCAAACAGCGCGGCGAGACGGTTCATCGCCGGGTACCTGAAGTGATAATCGCAATGTGTGCAAACCTGATGAGATTCGATCAGCTCGCGCTTATAGAGCGGATTTTCGCATTCCGGGCACTTCACGAAGATCCCTTCGGTCCTGACGTTGCGCTCTCCGCCATCGGGCTGATTGTCTATCTTGGGTTTGTCTCTTCGAAGCCATGACATAATTCGGTGGCCGAACGCTGGCAGCACAAGAAAAAAGATCGATCGATCGCGCGGCAAGTCAGCTGTTACGGTTAACCTAGACTAGCATAAGCGGCGGCGGCTTGTCGCAGGCGGCTATTTGAGAATCCCGGTCATTTGTTCGTGAATAAGGCCGTTGCTCGCGACGATCGGCGGCGTGTAGATACTGAATTTCGCACCGTCATAATAGCTGACCACTCCGCCGGCTTCTTCGATAAGGAGCTTACCCGCCGCTACGTCCCAAGGATTGAGCCCTTCTTCCCAGAAGCCGTCGAAACGGCCGCATGCGACATATGCCATGTCGATCGCCGCCGAACCGTCGCGCCGAACGCCCCGCGACGCAAGCAGGAATTCCGTCAAATGCCGGGCAAATTTCTCACGGACCTTGAAGTCGTATGGAAAACCTGTGACGAGAAGCGCGTTGCCAAGTTCCGCCGTGGCCGAAACGCGTATCGGCTTGCCATTGAGCGTTGCACCGCGGCCTTTTTCGGCCGCAAAAAGCTCGTCTCGCGTCGGGTCATATGTAACACCCGAAACGATCTCGCCATTGTGTTCCAGCGCGATCGTCACGCAAAAGCACGGGTAGCCATGTGCGTAATTGGTCGTGCCGTCGAGCGGGTCGATGATCCATTTGAATTCCGAATTACCTCCGATCACGATCGCCTCGCCCGATTCTTCGGCAAGAATGGCGTGACGCGGAAAATGCGATCGTATCCGCTCGATGATCAACGCCTCCGAAGCAAGATCGGCCTCGGTGACCAGATTGATGTCGCCTTTTTTTGTGATCGTTTCGATCCGGCCAAATTTCTCAAGTAAAACCCGCCCGGCATCGCGGGCGGTTTCGATAGCAAAATTGAGCATTTGTTTATTCGATCGCAGAACCTGCAGAGTCAGCCAAAACGAAATTCTCCCACTGTTCCCCTGGTCCGCCGAAGAACCATCACTTCAGAATAGCAACGATCTCGGTCTGATGCGGAGCAGTGATCAGAACGTCCTTTCCGTCGATGTAGACATCGATCTCCGATCGTATGCCGAACCTACCGCTGAGGTAAATTCCGGGCTCGATCGAAAACGCCGTTCCGGCGATCAGCCGACGCGAATCGCGCGTCTCGAGATTATCGATGTTAGCGCCGTTCCCGTGCCCTTCCTCGCCGATCGAGTGGCCCGTTCGGTGCAGGAATTGATCGGCGTATCCTGCCTTCGCGATAACACCGCGTGCTACGTCGTCAGCCTCGGCCCCGGTGATCTGCCGCCCGTTCTTGAACGCCTCTCGGATTGCCTTCAACGCCGATTGCTGTGCATCGAATACGATATTCCAGACCTTCGCATATTCCTCAGGAACGGTCTCGCCGACATAGCCGACCCACGTCAGATCTGCGGCCGGAGATCTCGGTTTTTTCACTTTTGTCACCGTATCTATCAGAACTAGATCTCCCCGATTTATCGGAGATCCTTTTCCCGCCCGCGGAAAATAATGCGGTGACGCCGCATTCGCGTTGACCGCCACAATCATCGGCGACGGGTTCATTCCCTCTTCCTCG
Protein-coding regions in this window:
- a CDS encoding acetyl-CoA carboxylase carboxyltransferase subunit beta; this encodes MSWLRRDKPKIDNQPDGGERNVRTEGIFVKCPECENPLYKRELIESHQVCTHCDYHFRYPAMNRLAALFDDGKFELLDQEVTSGDPLGFVDTKPYIQRIEAAKESSGLPEAIVSGAGKVGGHLVYAGAMDMSFIGGSMGSAVGEKITRQIERALENRGAVVIFAASGGARMQEGTLSLMQMGKISAALSLLHEARLPFISVLTDPTTGGVTASFAMLGDVIIAEPKALIGFAGPRVIEQTIRQKLPKGFQRSEFLLEHGMVDIVVDRREMKDTIVRVLEFMMNPAAAAKA
- a CDS encoding inositol monophosphatase, with product MLNFAIETARDAGRVLLEKFGRIETITKKGDINLVTEADLASEALIIERIRSHFPRHAILAEESGEAIVIGGNSEFKWIIDPLDGTTNYAHGYPCFCVTIALEHNGEIVSGVTYDPTRDELFAAEKGRGATLNGKPIRVSATAELGNALLVTGFPYDFKVREKFARHLTEFLLASRGVRRDGSAAIDMAYVACGRFDGFWEEGLNPWDVAAGKLLIEEAGGVVSYYDGAKFSIYTPPIVASNGLIHEQMTGILK